One Helicobacter pylori genomic window, AGAGCATAAGGCTTTTGTGAAAGAAAATGAAGCGTTTTTTAAAATCGGTATCAAAAACATCGCCGTGGCTGAAATTTCTTCGCCTTTAATGGAGTTTTTAGGCTCAATCGCTATAGCGTTAGTGATTTATTTAGGGGGGAATGAAGTCATTAAGGGTCATATTAGCGTGGGGGCGTTTTTTTCTTTCATCACGGCCCTTTTTATGCTCTATACGCCGATCAAACGCCTAACTAGGATTGTTTCTAATTTTCAAGAAGCCTTAGTCGCTAGCGACAGGATCCATGAGATTTTAGAAAGAGAGCCGGCTATTGTTGATGGGGAATTGACGCTAGATGACTCTATACACACCATAGAATTTAAAAAGGTATGGCTGGCTTATGCGCTAGAAGATCAAGAGCGTTATGTTTTAAGCGATATTAGTTTGAAATTCCAACAAAATGAAATCATCGCTTTAAAAGGCGAAAGCGGGAGCGGTAAAAGTTCGTTAGTGAATTTAATTTTACGCCTTTATGAGCCAAGCAAGGGCGAAATTTTCATCAATGATCAAAAAATAGAGAGCATCACTCAAAAATCCTTAAGAGAAAAGATTAGCGTTGTCACTCAAAGGGTGTTTATTTTTAATGGGAGCGTGGCTGAAAATGTGGCGTATGGTTTAGAAATTGATGAGGTAAAAATCAAAGAATGCCTGAAAAAAGCTCAAGCCTTAGATTTTGTGGAAAAAATGCCTCATGGGATAGAAAGCGTATTAGATGAATTTGGCGCTAACCTTAGCGGTGGCCAACGCCAAAGGATCGCCATTGCAAGAGCTTTGTATAAAGACGCTCAAGTTTTAATCTTTGATGAAGCCACTTCCGCTTTAGACAATCACACAGAAGAGAGCGTCAAACAAAACATTTTAGAATTGAAACAAAACCGCTTGATCATTCTCATCTCGCACAACCCAAGCACGCTTAAATTAGCCACTAA contains:
- a CDS encoding ABC transporter ATP-binding protein — encoded protein: MKLFFKRYSKYLKEHYKSFIVVLFSSLVVALSTAWGTYLVKPTLDEIFINKDTHMLKILPFLVILAYLGKSGGMYLGTYFTNFIGLDIVKKIRNTMLESLLKMEMDFFNRTKKGELIARITNDIGLIRASLSNYLSESLREGLTIVGLVGVVIYQSPKLALVGLVIMPLAAIPISKIIRKVKKLAKAHQESNAKITARLSEVFNNVEAIKISNGEKLEHKAFVKENEAFFKIGIKNIAVAEISSPLMEFLGSIAIALVIYLGGNEVIKGHISVGAFFSFITALFMLYTPIKRLTRIVSNFQEALVASDRIHEILEREPAIVDGELTLDDSIHTIEFKKVWLAYALEDQERYVLSDISLKFQQNEIIALKGESGSGKSSLVNLILRLYEPSKGEIFINDQKIESITQKSLREKISVVTQRVFIFNGSVAENVAYGLEIDEVKIKECLKKAQALDFVEKMPHGIESVLDEFGANLSGGQRQRIAIARALYKDAQVLIFDEATSALDNHTEESVKQNILELKQNRLIILISHNPSTLKLATKHVKLEHGRLIEC